The genomic DNA CTCTTGCACCCACCGATTGTTGCCGAATTTCTGAGCCACCTCACCCTCCTTCTGAACGCGCAGTCACAGATTCCTGCTGCGCCGGCGACGACTCACCTGTCACCCAAGACCCGAGCAGGACGCCACCGAGAATCATCGCACTACCGAACCACCCTTGCGCGTCCAGATGTTCGCCCAGGAAATACCACGCCAGCCAGGCCGCCACGGCCGGTTCCGCGGCAAACAACAAGGCGACTTGCTGCGCAGGCAGGAGCCGCTGCGCCCACATCTGGACCGCAAACGCCCCGGTCGCCAGAATACCGGTGACCACAAGCCCGACGGCCAGGACGCGGCTGGGCTCAAACATCGCGAGCGTCGGCTGTTCCCACCACATGACTCCCGACATGGCCACGGTCATCAGTACCAATTGCCACGCGAACAACGAAACCGGATCCGCCACGCGGGTATATCGTTCCAGGCATACCATATGGGCGGCAAACGCCGCAGCGCTCCCCAGAGTCAGCAGATCCCCAAGGTTGGCGGAGGCCGTCGGCCTGACCAGCAGCCAGAGACCGGCCAATGCAATCCCATTGGAGACCCAGGTGTGGAGGCCCAAACGGAGCAGGTACAACGGCACAAACACCACATACAGCACCGTGATAAAGGCCGAATTCGATGCCGTCGTGAAGCGAAGTCCCACGGTCTGCAACACATAGCCGATGAACAGCCAGGCGGTCGCAATCAGACTGGCCCGCATCATGGAGGTGTCGCGAATCAAAGGGCGGCGGAAGAACAGCAACACCGCAAAGACGACGGTCATGCCGAGAAGGAATCGCAGGAAAAGAAACGAGAGCGGGGAGATTTGCTCGAGCGCGGCCTTCGTGGCTGGAAACGTCGCCCCCCACACAAAGGTCGTGAGAAGCAGGGCGAATTGAGGCATGGCAAACAGAAATCACGAACGGTGAATGCTGTACGTGGGATCGGAGGAACCGCCTCCGGAAATCACGCCGTCATCATTCAACATTCATGGTTCATCATTCCTGGCGTTATGGTTTGCACAACGCGCATTTACGCTCTTCGCTGGTGCCCGCCTGTTCCATCGCGGCGAGCGCCCGCTCCTTATCGGGGTAGTCGAACCATCCCCCTTGCCAGTAGTCGCTGCTCGACACGCCGGAAGGGACTTCGGAGCACCGGTCCCGATGGAGCGTCACGCGATCGATCGCCCGTGCAATATGAAGCCAATACACCATAATACCCCGTCCAATTAATACGTCATGACCGTCACGGCTCAACCTACCACGTGCCCCGATAGGAGAGCAATGCGCAGCAGGCACCGAGCCGAGCCGAGTCTCGTGACGGCGTGGAACATTCGATTATGGGATGAAACCGGGAGGTCGCGCTAGGGCAGGAGCTGCCACTCGTCCTTCTCGATCACGGTCTTGACGCCGGTTCCCAGCTTCTTGACGTCTTTCTCTTCGAAGAGACGCATGTAGCGTTCAATCCGGTCCGGATCGTCGATACGCTCTTCCTGCATCACACCACCGCTGCCTTTGTACTTCCGAATTAACAGGGGCATTTCAACCAATCCTCCAATTGTGTCTCGCGTTTCGGCACAAAGTTTCGGTACAATAGTGCAAAGCTACGCACAGGGTCAAGCGTTTCCAACGGGAGAATCGCTTTATCCAGCCTTGCCCCTCAGGGCGAGGCCAGGAGGCGCCATCCAAGGAGTCGGCTATGCCGGTCTACGAATATCGCTGCGAACAATGTACCCATCAGTTCGAGGCAACCCAGTCCGTCCACGCACGACCGGAAGACACCGTCTGTCCCCAGTGCAACAAAATCGGCGCCACCAGAATGCTCTCGGCGTTTGCTTCGAAGGTCAAAGGCTCCCACAAGCCGGGCTTCGAGGAAATAAAAGCCTATGACATGTTGAACGAGCGTATGGATCGGTTTTCCAAGCTCCCGCCCGCCATGGGCAAACGGATCGAGGCCTCACCGGACTTCATGGCCGGCGCCGGGGGCCCTGCTCCAACTGAAGGGCACGACTCGTAGGCGAAGCCGTGTTACCGGGCGGGCGCAACAGGCCCGCGTAGAACACCGCCGGAGAGAGCCGATCAGCGGCTCAAGACTGACAGGAGACTCGTTCAGCATGCACACCCGTATCAGCGGATTTGTCTGTGCCGCTCTTCTCTGTCTCACGGGCCTCCCGGCTTCAGCCGAGGTGGCCGGATCGATGGCCATCGCCGGCCACGGGCCCGAACAGCGGGTCATCGAATCGCTGGCCCATGCGTTTGAAAAAGCCAATCCCCGCGCCTACATCGACGTCGTCTGGGACGACAATTCGAAGCCGCTCGATCTGGTGAAGACCAAACAGGCCAAAATTGCGGTGACCGGAACCGCGGAGGACGGCCTGCGCTCGTTCCAGATCGCCTGGGACGGCATCGCCATCATGGTGCACCGGTCGAACTTCACCAAAGAGGTCACAAAACAGGAAGTCGCGGAGCTGTTTTCCGGAAAGTACAAAGTATGGGCCGATCTCGGCGGACCGGATACGAAGGTCCTGCTGATCGACCGGCCGCGCAATGAAAATAATCGCGACGCGTTCGAGCAACAGCTCGGCATCGCCGGCAAAATTCCCGAGGGCGCAAAGGTCATCGCCAAAGACGAAAAAGTGATCAAGACGATAGCCGGCACCCTCCCGCCCCACTCGGCCGTCGCCTTTGTATCTCTCGGCCAGGCCCTGGAGGCAGTGGCATCCGGTGTGCCCGTCAAGCTGCTGCCGGTCGATAAGATCGAACCGGAAACGCCTACCGTCAAGGATGGCCGGTACACCCTGCGCCGCCCGGTCCTATTGCTGTCGCACAATGAGCCCGATCCGCTCGTTGAGGCCTTCGAACAATTTGCCCTGTCGGAGGACGGACAAAAAATCATCAGCGAATCTTATACACCGCTCCCGAAGACATCATCTCCATAAGAGGAGGCTTATATGCGCACTATTGTCACCTGCATGCTCGGCTGCACCCTTCTGCTCGGAACCACGTTCGTTACCGTCCCCGCTGGGCATGCCCAGGAAGGAGCGATGGTCGAGGGCGCCGGGTATACGATGTTCAATACCGAGTCGATCAAGGGATCGGACACCTCCAAACTGGAGAGCGACCCGGTCTGTGACCGTTCCAAACGTCCTTCCATTGCGAAAG from Nitrospira sp. ND1 includes the following:
- a CDS encoding FmdB family zinc ribbon protein, which produces MPVYEYRCEQCTHQFEATQSVHARPEDTVCPQCNKIGATRMLSAFASKVKGSHKPGFEEIKAYDMLNERMDRFSKLPPAMGKRIEASPDFMAGAGGPAPTEGHDS
- a CDS encoding DMT family transporter, translated to MPQFALLLTTFVWGATFPATKAALEQISPLSFLFLRFLLGMTVVFAVLLFFRRPLIRDTSMMRASLIATAWLFIGYVLQTVGLRFTTASNSAFITVLYVVFVPLYLLRLGLHTWVSNGIALAGLWLLVRPTASANLGDLLTLGSAAAFAAHMVCLERYTRVADPVSLFAWQLVLMTVAMSGVMWWEQPTLAMFEPSRVLAVGLVVTGILATGAFAVQMWAQRLLPAQQVALLFAAEPAVAAWLAWYFLGEHLDAQGWFGSAMILGGVLLGSWVTGESSPAQQESVTARSEGG
- a CDS encoding substrate-binding domain-containing protein, with the protein product MHTRISGFVCAALLCLTGLPASAEVAGSMAIAGHGPEQRVIESLAHAFEKANPRAYIDVVWDDNSKPLDLVKTKQAKIAVTGTAEDGLRSFQIAWDGIAIMVHRSNFTKEVTKQEVAELFSGKYKVWADLGGPDTKVLLIDRPRNENNRDAFEQQLGIAGKIPEGAKVIAKDEKVIKTIAGTLPPHSAVAFVSLGQALEAVASGVPVKLLPVDKIEPETPTVKDGRYTLRRPVLLLSHNEPDPLVEAFEQFALSEDGQKIISESYTPLPKTSSP